One part of the Coffea eugenioides isolate CCC68of chromosome 10, Ceug_1.0, whole genome shotgun sequence genome encodes these proteins:
- the LOC113749530 gene encoding uncharacterized protein LOC113749530, with protein MVSLHTSLSPSRRKIIPELENLFKKRKLHDDDDRPDQASRNIPDHPIKGQPMIKSAPDTELQLETPTPMEWQRCLDIKSGQIYFYNTRTNKRMLTDPRSSPEPPQPSHGHMSLDLELNLPCGSSGKTQVTNIFTKNSTSNSLGDDHELLVNSSATKNNNNNQKGGLTRSPSWLTFEGSEQEMVAAACKKCHMLVMMCKSSPSCPNCKFMHPPEQTSPSLLKRRLSLLC; from the exons ATGGTCTCCCTTCATACCTCTCTTTCTCCAAGCCGAAGAAAAATCATCCCAGAATTggagaatttgttcaagaagaGGAAATTGCATGATGACGATGATCGGCCTGATCAAGCTTCTCGAAACATCCCTGATCACCCCATCAAAGGCCAACCCATGATCAAGTCCGCACCTGACACAGAGCTACAGCTCGAGACTCCTACACCTATGGAGTGGCAACGTTGCCTTGATATCAAG TCGGGGCAGATATATTTCTACAACACAAGAACAAATAAGAGGATGCTAACCGATCCAAGGTCAAGCCCAGAGCCACCACAGCCAAGTCATGGTCACATGAGCTTAGACCTCGAACTTAACCTACCATGTGGCTCATCAGGTAAAACTCAGGTGACAAATATTTTCACGAAGAACAGCACCTCAAATTCCTTGGGCGATGATCATGAACTCCTCGTAAATTCGAGTGCAACCAAGaacaacaacaataatcaaAAAGGAGGTCTAACGCGGTCTCCCTCATGGTTGACATTCGAAGGATCAGAGCAAGAGATGGTGGCGGCTGCTTGCAAGAAGTGTCATATGTTGGTTATGATGTGCAAGTCTTCACCGTCTTGTCCAAACTGCAAATTCATGCATCCTCCAGAACAAACCTCTCCAAGTCTTTTAAAACGAAGGCTAAGCCTTTTGTGCTAA
- the LOC113749396 gene encoding sugar transport protein 5 has product MTKDKGMAVGVGGHERLINGQGLEVEGKITDAVVITCIVAASGGLIFGYDIGISGGVTTMEPFLQKFFPSILKNAAGAKTNVYCVYDSQVLTAFTSSLYVAGLAASLGASRLTAAQGRRNVMVLGGFTFLAGAAINGGAQTIAMLILGRILLGFGVGFTNQATPVYLSEVAPPKWRGAFNTGFQFFIGIGVVAANCLNYGAARLEWGWRLSLGLAVVPAAIMIIGALLISDTPSSLVERGKLEKAKKSLAKIRGKETDIEVELADLVKSSEIAKAMNREPFLTIFERQYRPHLVMSIAIPFFQQLSGINIIAFYAPVLFQSLGFGNDSALIGAIILGLVNLASILVSTAVVDRYGRRLLFIEGGAQMFICQVAVAFVVAAAAGTSGTRHISKEYGASIVALMCAYAAGFGWSWGPLSWLIPSEIFPVKIRTTGQSISVAVNFATTFILSQTFLTMLCHFKYGAFLFYAGWIAVMTIFIVFFMPETKGIPMNSMHQVWEKHWFWRRFVTVQP; this is encoded by the exons ATGACGAAAGATAAAGGCATGGCTGTAGGCGTTGGGGGTCATGAAAGGCTTATCAATGGCCAGGGCTTAGAGGTTGAAGGTAAGATCACTGATGCTGTGGTCATCACCTGCATCGTGGCTGCATCAGGTGGTCTCATTTTTGGATATGACATTGGCATTTCAG GTGGGGTGACTACAATGGAACCATTTCTTCAAAAGTTCTTCCCGTCAATACTGAAGAATGCTGCCGGTGCCAAAACTAATGTCTATTGTGTATACGACAGTCAGGTTTTGACAGCTTTCACATCTTCACTATACGTTGCCGGATTAGCTGCGTCTCTCGGGGCTAGCCGCCTCACAGCAGCCCAAGGCAGAAGGAACGTCATGGTGCTAGGAGGTTTCACATTCCTTGCCGGAGCTGCTATCAATGGCGGGGCTCAGACTATTGCTATGCTCATCCTGGGACGTATTTTGTTAGGATTTGGTGTTGGTTTTACTAACCAG GCAACGCCAGTTTACCTTTCAGAAGTAGCTCCACCAAAATGGAGGGGTGCATTCAACACGGGCTTTCAATTTTTCATTGGCATTGGTGTAGTTGCAGCAAATTGTTTGAACTATGGTGCTGCTAGACTCGAATGGGGTTGGCGACTTTCCCTTGGGCTCGCCGTAGTACCTGCAGCCATCATGATAATTGGTGCACTTCTCATTTCAGACACACCGAGCAGCCTTGTGGAGCGTGGAAAACTGGAAAAGGCCAAGAAATCTCTAGCCAAAATCCGAGGAAAAGAAACTGATATTGAAGTTGAACTAGCGGATCTTGTCAAGTCCAGTGAAATTGCGAAAGCCATGAATCGAGAACCTTTCTTGACAATTTTTGAGAGGCAATATAGGCCCCATCTTGTCATGTCTATTGCTATACCATTTTTTCAGCAACTCAGTGGAATTAATATCATTGCCTTCTACGCCCCAGTTCTTTTCCAGTCTCTGGGATTTGGAAATGACTCAGCTCTCATTGGTGCAATAATTCTAGGACTGGTTAATCTTGCTTCCATCCTTGTGTCCACTGCCGTAGTTGATCGATATGGGCGAAGACTTTTGTTCATTGAGGGTGGTGCACAAATGTTCATTTGTCAG GTTGCGGTTGCATTTGTAGTAGCTGCGGCGGCGGGTACTTCCGGAACCAGGCACATTTCTAAGGAATATGGTGCCTCCATAGTGGCGCTGATGTGCGCCTACGCAGCAGGTTTTGGGTGGTCATGGGGTCCTCTCAGCTGGCTCATTCCAAGTGAAATATTTCCGGTGAAAATTCGAACGACAGGGCAAAGCATAAGTGTTGCTGTGAAttttgctacaactttcatcCTGTCTCAAACATTCTTGACCATGCTGTGTCACTTCAAGTATGgtgcttttcttttctatgCTGGTTGGATCGCTGTAATGACCATATTCATTGTATTTTTCATGCCTGAAACCAAAGGGATTCCTATGAATTCAATGCATCAGGTTTGGGAAAAGCATTGGTTTTGGCGTAGGTTTGTTACGGTGCAGCCGTAG
- the LOC113749052 gene encoding serine/arginine-rich splicing factor SC35-like isoform X2 gives MSHFGRSGPPDIRDTYSLLVLNITFRTTADDLFPLFDKYGKVVDVFIPRDRRTGDSRGFAFVRYKYQDEAQKAVEKLDGRVVDGREIMVQFAKYGPNAERMYRDDYKDRDHRRSSRSRSRGKDREGRRGRDRDYRHRSRSRSGSPDYHKDRGRGRYDDDRRSRSRSYGSASPARRSASPRRSQSPRRTPPSRGASPDAVKQKDRSPTSKSLSPRGRRADSRSRSPHSDADD, from the exons ATGTCGCACTTCGGGAGATCGGGCCCTCCGGACATCAGAGATACCTATTCTCTCCTCGTCCTTAACATCACTTTCC GTACCACCGCCGATGATTTGTTCCCGCTCTTCGATAAGTATGGCAAAGTCGTTGACGTGTTCATCCCCCGCGACCGCAG GACTGGTGATTCAAGAGGATTTGCTTTTGTGCGATACAAGTACCAGGATGAAGCACAGAAGGCAGTTGAAAAGCTTGATG GAAGAGTTGTTGATGGAAGGGAGATAATGGTTCAATTCGCAAAATATGGTCCAAATGCTGAACGAAT GTACAGGGATGATTACAAGGATAGGGATCATCGTAGAAGTAGCCGTAGTAGAAGCAGAGGAAAGGATCGTGAGGGTCGTCGTGGCAGGGATAGAGATTATCGTCACCGAAGCAGAAGCCGCAGTGGGAGCCCTGATTACCACAAAGACCGTGGAAGGGGCAGATATGATGATGATAGACGCAGTCGAAGTCGGTCTTATGGAAG TGCCTCCCCTGCTCGGCGCAGTGCAAGTCCTAGGAGGAGCCAATCTCCCCGCAGAACCCCCCCTTCTCGTGGTGCAAGTCCTGATGCAGTTAAACAGAAAGATCGTTCACCAACCTCAAAAAGTCTGTCACCGCGTGGTCGACGTGCTGATTCCCGAAGCCGATCTCCGCACTCTGATGCTGAT GATTGA
- the LOC113749052 gene encoding serine/arginine-rich splicing factor SC35-like isoform X1, with protein sequence MSHFGRSGPPDIRDTYSLLVLNITFRTTADDLFPLFDKYGKVVDVFIPRDRRTGDSRGFAFVRYKYQDEAQKAVEKLDGRVVDGREIMVQFAKYGPNAERIHKGKIMEPVYKSKGRSRSRSPRPRYRDDYKDRDHRRSSRSRSRGKDREGRRGRDRDYRHRSRSRSGSPDYHKDRGRGRYDDDRRSRSRSYGSASPARRSASPRRSQSPRRTPPSRGASPDAVKQKDRSPTSKSLSPRGRRADSRSRSPHSDADD encoded by the exons ATGTCGCACTTCGGGAGATCGGGCCCTCCGGACATCAGAGATACCTATTCTCTCCTCGTCCTTAACATCACTTTCC GTACCACCGCCGATGATTTGTTCCCGCTCTTCGATAAGTATGGCAAAGTCGTTGACGTGTTCATCCCCCGCGACCGCAG GACTGGTGATTCAAGAGGATTTGCTTTTGTGCGATACAAGTACCAGGATGAAGCACAGAAGGCAGTTGAAAAGCTTGATG GAAGAGTTGTTGATGGAAGGGAGATAATGGTTCAATTCGCAAAATATGGTCCAAATGCTGAACGAAT TCACAAAGGAAAAATAATGGAACCAGTTTACAAGTCAAAAGGAAGGTCAAGAAGTCGCAGCCCTCGGCCAAG GTACAGGGATGATTACAAGGATAGGGATCATCGTAGAAGTAGCCGTAGTAGAAGCAGAGGAAAGGATCGTGAGGGTCGTCGTGGCAGGGATAGAGATTATCGTCACCGAAGCAGAAGCCGCAGTGGGAGCCCTGATTACCACAAAGACCGTGGAAGGGGCAGATATGATGATGATAGACGCAGTCGAAGTCGGTCTTATGGAAG TGCCTCCCCTGCTCGGCGCAGTGCAAGTCCTAGGAGGAGCCAATCTCCCCGCAGAACCCCCCCTTCTCGTGGTGCAAGTCCTGATGCAGTTAAACAGAAAGATCGTTCACCAACCTCAAAAAGTCTGTCACCGCGTGGTCGACGTGCTGATTCCCGAAGCCGATCTCCGCACTCTGATGCTGAT GATTGA
- the LOC113750298 gene encoding MDIS1-interacting receptor like kinase 2-like, which produces MIIIVLTAFLCILGSALASVEEAEALLKWKASFQNPDNPLPSSWNLPPNAANSSHSRKEIASPCVWYGVSCIHGSVNRLNLTNSSINGTLYNFPFSSLPNLEYVDLTLNDLSGTIPPQIGNLSKLLYLDLQRNLFSNTIPREIGRLKNLQTLHLNANELNGSIPEEIGQLRSLSDLALATSNLDGPIPASLGNLKNLTYLYFYDNLLSGPIPPELGHLYNLVDLYMYGNQLSGPIPPSFGNLNKLEVMHLYSNKLTGLIPPEIGNLTSLHSLSLFNNSISGSIPPSLGNLASLTLLHLYGNQLSGSIPKELGNLKLLEDLEFADNLLSASVPATLGNLSNLQYLYLRMNHLSGPIPQELGNLTKLLHLIMGENHFSGHLPDQLCQSGVLRNFTVNDNMLTGPIPRGLKNCSSLRRAAFGGNQLGGNLSGILIMFGFYPHLDHLDLSNNFFYGDLSMFSVI; this is translated from the coding sequence ATGATCATTATAGTTCTAACGGCATTCCTTTGCATCCTGGGAAGTGCATTAGCTTCTGTTGAAGAAGCTGAGGCTCTTCTTAAATGGAAAGCAAGTTTTCAGAACCCGGATAATCCCCTGCCATCTTCATGGAATCTTCCGCCAAATGCTGCGAATTCTTCTCATTCTCGAAAAGAAATCGCCAGCCCCTGCGTTTGGTATGGTGTCTCTTGCATTCATGGAAGTGTCAACCGGTTGAACCTCACAAACTCAAGTATCAATGGTACTCTCTACAACTTTCCGTTTTCATCCCTCCCAAATCTTGAATATGTTGATCTGACCCTGAATGATCTTTCTGGGACCATACCACCTCAGATAGGTAACCTCTCCAAGCTCTTGTATCTTGACTTGCAGCGCAATCTATTTTCAAATACTATCCCACGCGAGATTGGCCGATTGAAAAATCTCCAAACCCTTCATTTAAATGCCAACGAGTTAAATGGCTCAATTCCTGAGGAGATAGGGCAATTAAGGTCTCTAAGTGATCTGGCTTTGGCCACTAGCAATCTTGATGGCCCTATTCCTGCTTCCTTGGGCAATTTAAAAAACTTGACTTATTTGTATTTCTATGATAATCTGCTTTCTGGCCCTATTCCTCCTGAATTAGGACATCTTTACAATCTTGTTGACCTTTACATGTACGGAAACCAGTTATCAGGTCCTATTCCACCCTCCTTTGGAAACTTGAACAAACTAGAGGTCATGCATCTTTACAGCAATAAACTCACTGGTCTCATTCCTCCTGAGATAGGGAATCTAACATCACTGCATAGTCTGAGTTTATTCAATAACAGTATAAGCGGCTCAATCCCACCATCACTAGGCAATCTAGCCAGTTTGACTCTCCTGCACTTATATGGCAATCAACTCTCTGGTTCAATTCCCAAGGAGTTGGGCAATCTGAAACTTCTCGAGGATCTAGAATTTGCCGATAATCTGCTAAGTGCTTCCGTTCCTGCTACACTAGGTAACTTGAGTAACTTGCAGTATTTGTATCTCCGCATGAACCATCTTTCTGGTCCTATTCCCCAAGAGCTTGGAAACTTGACAAAGTTACTTCATCTGATCATGGGAGAAAATCATTTCTCTGGTCACTTGCCCGATCAGCTATGTCAAAGTGGAGTGCTTCGCAACTTCACTGTAAATGACAACATGCTTACAGGTCCAATTCCTAGAGGCTTGAAGAACTGCTCAAGTTTGCGTAGAGCTGCCTTCGGTGGAAACCAGCTCGGTGGAAACCTCTCGGGGATACTGATCATGTTTGGGTTCTATCCACACTTGGACCACTTGGATCTTAGCAACAACTTTTTCTATGGCGACCTCTCTATGTTTTCTGTTATTTGA
- the LOC113750299 gene encoding uncharacterized protein LOC113750299, with protein MTILQAYEQASGQLINLEKSSVIFSKNVSITQKQDICGKLCGMEEVKHGRYLGLPMVISRSKEQVFGYIKENINRRLESWKNRFLSQAGKEVMLKLVTMAVPIYAMSCFKLPRKLCKDLSSTMANYWWGEANGKNKMHWIS; from the coding sequence ATGACTATCTTACAGGCTTATGAACAAGCTTCTGGTCAGTTGATTAACTTAGAGAAATCATCTGTCATCTTCAGTAAGAATGTGTCTATTACGCAGAAACAGGATATATGTGGTAAACTTTGTGGTATGGAGGAAGTGAAACATGGGAGATACCTTGGTTTACCAATGGTCATATCAAGGTCAAAAGAACAAGTCTTTGGCTATATTAAGGAAAATATTAACAGGCGTCTAGAGAGCTGGAAGAATAGATTCTTAAGCCAAGCAGGAAAGGAAGTCATGCTCAAACTTGTTACTATGGCTGTGCCAATTTACGCGATGTCTTGCTTCAAATTGCCAAGGAAGTTATGTAAGGATCTCAGCTCAACTATGGCAAACTATTGGTGGGGAGAAGCCAATGGTAAAAACAAAATGCATTGGATTTCTTGA